One stretch of bacterium DNA includes these proteins:
- a CDS encoding UDP-glucose/GDP-mannose dehydrogenase family protein encodes MKICMIGTGYVGLVTGTCFADLGNNVICVDNNEEKINILKSGGVPIYEPGLNEMVERNVKKNRLSFTTSIVEGVEVSDIIFIAVSTPPLPDGEADLSFVENVSKEIAQTMKSYKLIVEKSTVPVQTGEWVKRTVKLNNKHQVEFDVASNPEFLREGSAVYDIMQPDRIVIGVESERAEKLLKELYAPFNAPIVVTDIKSAELIKHASNSFLALKISFINAVANICELSGADVLKVAEGMGYDERIGRSFLNAGLGFGGSCFPKDLSAFIRLAHKLGYDFQLLKEVENINREQRKLIVTKIKNAVWILKDKKIGILGLAFKPNTDDMRSAPSVEVIEMLQGQGAFIKAFDPVAMEKAKPLLKNVTFCKDSYEVAEESDCLVIMTEWNEFKELDLIKIKEKMSNPVIIDGRNIYDPAKMKELGFVYHGIGR; translated from the coding sequence ATGAAGATTTGTATGATTGGCACCGGCTATGTGGGGTTAGTTACTGGCACTTGCTTTGCAGACTTAGGAAACAATGTTATTTGTGTAGATAATAATGAAGAAAAGATTAATATCTTAAAAAGTGGTGGAGTGCCTATTTATGAACCAGGGTTAAATGAAATGGTAGAAAGAAATGTTAAGAAAAATAGACTTTCATTCACCACTTCAATCGTTGAAGGGGTTGAGGTATCAGATATTATCTTCATTGCGGTAAGCACACCACCTTTACCTGATGGAGAGGCAGACCTATCTTTTGTTGAAAATGTATCTAAAGAAATTGCTCAAACAATGAAAAGTTATAAATTAATCGTGGAAAAAAGCACTGTTCCGGTGCAAACAGGCGAATGGGTTAAACGCACGGTCAAATTAAATAATAAGCATCAGGTTGAATTTGATGTTGCCTCAAATCCTGAGTTTTTACGAGAAGGCTCGGCGGTATATGACATTATGCAGCCAGACCGAATAGTTATTGGCGTAGAATCTGAACGGGCAGAAAAACTCTTAAAGGAACTTTATGCCCCATTTAATGCCCCAATTGTTGTTACAGATATCAAAAGTGCTGAATTAATTAAACACGCCTCTAATTCCTTCTTAGCCCTCAAAATCTCATTTATTAATGCCGTGGCAAATATATGCGAACTCTCCGGAGCAGATGTTCTAAAGGTTGCCGAAGGAATGGGTTATGATGAACGGATAGGAAGAAGTTTCTTAAATGCTGGTCTTGGTTTTGGTGGCTCATGTTTTCCAAAAGACCTCTCTGCTTTTATCCGCCTCGCTCACAAACTTGGCTATGATTTTCAACTCCTGAAAGAGGTTGAGAATATAAACAGAGAACAACGAAAACTTATTGTGACAAAGATAAAAAACGCTGTCTGGATATTAAAGGATAAAAAGATAGGTATTTTAGGACTGGCTTTTAAACCTAATACAGATGATATGCGCTCTGCCCCTTCGGTTGAGGTAATTGAAATGTTACAAGGTCAAGGGGCATTTATCAAGGCATTTGACCCGGTGGCTATGGAGAAGGCAAAACCATTGTTAAAAAATGTTACTTTCTGCAAAGACTCTTACGAAGTCGCTGAAGAAAGTGATTGCCTGGTAATTATGACCGAATGGAATGAATTTAAAGAATTAGACTTAATTAAAATTAAGGAGAAAATGTCTAACCCGGTCATTATTGATGGAAGAAACATCTACGACCCGGCGAAAATGAAAGAATTAGGATTTGTGTATCATGGTATTGGGAGATAA